TCATAGTTCATTTTTTATTTCCGTTTTAGAATTGCCCGAATAAAGGGTAGAGGTTTTTGTGCGCCCAAAATGGGCAGAAAGGGGTGATTGCACAATGGCTAACGAAAAGTCTCAAGGTTCGGATCCGAACGATCACGTTTCTTACTGGCAGGTCTTCATGGACGATTGGTGGCTTCTGTTTTTTCTTGCCGCCGCGATTTTGTTTATCTCCTATACCACGTGGGGTGTGATAGAACTCGCTTCGGTGGGGATATCGCCGCTTGAAGGATTAACATCATCTGCCGCGCAGGTTGCGGCGCCGGCGGTCGCGCCGGTAGTAACGCCGCCAGCGGCGCAATGATCCGCAATAAAGTTAGAGGGGAGGATAATCGATGAGCATTTTTATTCCCGAGAAGCATTGGTGGCGTGATCCGCTGGACAAAGATGAAAAAGTCTGGCTCGCCATCGCTCTCACCACCAGCATTGTTTTGACGCTGGCCATGCCTTGGTGGCATGTGACGCAGAAACAGAACCCGTCATCCGAGTATTACAAAATCAAGCCCGAAACATTTGATGCCGCCACCGACCGTTTCATCCAGGAATTTGGAGAGAAGGACGAGTCGGGCGCAATCAAGCAGGAGGGTGGCATCGATGTCGTGGCTCCGCCGGCGGGCGACATCTTCGTGCGCGGTCAACAGTTCAAATGGTCCCCCGTTCTGAAACTGAAGAAGGGGGCGGCCTACCGCATCCACCTTTCGTCTATCGACGTTTTGCACGGATTCTCGGTGCAGCCGATCAATATGAATTTCGAGGCGGTGCCGGGGTACGACTACGTGCTGAAAGTCACCCCGACCACATCAGGGGTTTTTAACATCGTCTGTAACGAATTTTGCGGAATCGGCCACCATACGATGGTCGGCCGCATTTACGTGGATTAAGGGGGGGCTGTATGGAAGCTGTATTCAGGACTTGTCCTGTCACCGGCCTCAAAGTTGAACGTAACGCGGAAACGCTGGTTATGTTCAATGCCGTTACCAGCATAGTATTTTTGCTGGTCGGCGGGCTGTTGGCGTTATTGTTACTTCTCACGCGCTGGCAGGCGGTGCATCTGCTGCCGGCCGATTTCTTTTACCGTCTTCTCACGCTGCACGGCATCGCCATGCTGGTCGCGTGGATCGTTTTCTTTGAAATGGCGGTGCTCTATTTCGCCTCGGCCATTTTGCTCAACACGCGGCTTTCAGTGCCGTATCTCGCCTGGGGCCAGTACGGCCTCATGGTGATCGGCGCCGCCATCACGGCGGTGACGATACTGTTGGGGAAGGCCGACGTTATGTTCACCTCCTATGTGCCGTTGCAGGCGCATCATATGTACTACTTCGGCATCATCCTGTTTGCCGTGGGGGCCATCCTCGGCGTTTGCGTGTTTTTCGCGACCCTGGGGGCCGCGCGCGCGGAAAAGACCTATGTCGGGTCGGTTCCGCTGGTGACGTTCGGCGCCATAGCCGCCGCCATCATCGCGCTGCTTACCCTCGCGCATGGGGCGATCGTCTTCATTCCCACCTGGCTCTGGGCCTTGGGAATTATCCCGATGATGGATCCGGAAGTCTACCGCGTCCTCTTCTGGGGTTTCGGGCACTCCACGCAACAGATCAACGTGGCCGCGATGATCTCCTGCTGGTACCTGCTCGGCACGCTCACCGTCGGCTCCGTGCCGGTCAGTGAAAAGTTCTCGCGCTCCGCGTTCACGCTTTACGTCCTGTTCATCTGTATCGCCAGCGAACACCATCTGCTGGTCGATCCGGGCATTTCCACCGCGCACAAGGAATGGAACACCGGCTACTTCATGCACCTCGCCGTTTTGGCCAGCATGATGCACGCCTTCTCCGTTCCGGCCGCCGTCGAAGTGGCGCAGCGCAAGAAAGGCTACACCAAAGGATTGTTCGAGTGG
The sequence above is drawn from the Nitrospinota bacterium genome and encodes:
- a CDS encoding cbb3-type cytochrome c oxidase subunit I, with the translated sequence MEAVFRTCPVTGLKVERNAETLVMFNAVTSIVFLLVGGLLALLLLLTRWQAVHLLPADFFYRLLTLHGIAMLVAWIVFFEMAVLYFASAILLNTRLSVPYLAWGQYGLMVIGAAITAVTILLGKADVMFTSYVPLQAHHMYYFGIILFAVGAILGVCVFFATLGAARAEKTYVGSVPLVTFGAIAAAIIALLTLAHGAIVFIPTWLWALGIIPMMDPEVYRVLFWGFGHSTQQINVAAMISCWYLLGTLTVGSVPVSEKFSRSAFTLYVLFICIASEHHLLVDPGISTAHKEWNTGYFMHLAVLASMMHAFSVPAAVEVAQRKKGYTKGLFEWLKRAPWGDPGFSSMVFSVVGFGFLGGITGVIYGTEQLNIIVHNTLRVPGHFHATVVIGTTMAFMGITYYVLPLIFRREVMFPGIAKLQPYVFGIGMFVFSTAMMFVGGFGIPRRIWDITGAEAPFPVAYGPTADLALAVMAVGGLLAIVGGGMYILVAVATVAIGKKINR
- a CDS encoding cytochrome C oxidase subunit II → MSIFIPEKHWWRDPLDKDEKVWLAIALTTSIVLTLAMPWWHVTQKQNPSSEYYKIKPETFDAATDRFIQEFGEKDESGAIKQEGGIDVVAPPAGDIFVRGQQFKWSPVLKLKKGAAYRIHLSSIDVLHGFSVQPINMNFEAVPGYDYVLKVTPTTSGVFNIVCNEFCGIGHHTMVGRIYVD